Below is a genomic region from Streptosporangiales bacterium.
TGCTCTGCGAGGCCCACCTGCTGCCGGGCGCCCTGGTGCGCAACGACCACCAGCACTTCGTCTGCCGCGACCAGCGGCTGCGCATCGAGAGCACCGACACCGCCTGGACCTCCGCGTACGAGCCGGGCCAGGAGATCGTCGTGCCGCTGAAGAACGGCGAGGGCGGCTTCGTCGCAGACGCCGCGACGCTCGACCGGCTGGAAGGTGAGCGCCTGGTGGTCGCCCGCTACCTGGAGGTCAACCCGAACGGCTCGGCCCGCGACATCGCCGGCGTGCGCAACGAGGCGGGCAACGTCGTCGGGCTGATGCCCCATCCCGAGCACGCCGTCGAGGAGCTGACCGGACCGTCCACCGACGGGCTCCCGTTCTTCACCTCCGTGCTCCGTTCGCTGGTGGGTGCGGCGTGAGCGTGTCGACCACGACCCAGCTCGACACCGTCGAGCGCGCGGCCGAGACACCCGACGTCGAGCTGCCGTACGCCGAGCTGGGGCTCACGGCCGACGAGTACGCGCGCATCCGCGAGATCCTCGGCCGCCGCCCGTCGGCGAGTGAGCTGGCAATGTACTCGGTCATGTGGAGCGAGCACTGCTCGTACAAGTCGAGCAAGGTGCACCTCGCGACCTTCGGTGACAAGGCGCCGCAGAGCGACGCGTTGATGGTCGGCATCGGCGAGAACGCCGGCGTGGTCGACATCGGGCAGGGCTACGCCGTCACGTTCAAGGCCGAGTCGCACAACCACCCGTCGTACGTCGAGCCGTACCAGGGCGCGGCGACCGGCGTCGGCGGCATCGTGCGCGACATCCTCGCGATGGGCGCACGTCCCGTCGGCGTCATGGACTCGCTGCGCTTCGGGCCCGCCGACGCGCCCGACACCGCGCGCGTCCTGCCCGGCGTCGTCGCGGGTGTCGGCGGCTACGGCAACTGCCTCGGGCTGCCCAACATCGGCGGCGAGGTGTCGTTCGACCCGTGCTACCTCGGCAACCCGCTGGTCAACGCGCTCTGCGTCGGCGTGATGCGGCACGAGGACCTGAAGCTCGCGAAGGCGCCGGGGTCGGGCAACAAGGTCGTGCTGTACGGCGCCAAGACCGGCGGCGACGGGATCGGTGGCGCCTCGGTGCTGGCGTCGGCGACGTTCGACGCCGACGGCAAGCCGGCGAAGCGGCCGAGCGTCCAGATCGGCGACCCGTTCACCGAGAAGCTGCTGATCGAGTGCTCCCTCGAGCTGTTCCGCGCCGGCCTCGTCGTCGGCATCCAGGACCTCGGTGCGGCGGGCCTGTCCTGCGCCACCAGCGAGCTCGCGTCCGCGGGCAGCGGTGGCATGGACGTCACCCTCGACGACGTCCCGCTGCGCGATCCCTCGCTCACGCCCGAGGAGATCCTGATGAGCGAGTCGCAGGAACGCATGATGGCGGTGGTCGAGCCGGGTCGCGTCGACGACTTCCTGCGCATCTGCGCGAAGTGGGAGGTCGAGGCCACGGTCGTCGGCACGGTCACCGAGTCGGGACGGCTGCGGATCGCCTACCGCGGGCAGACCATCGTCGATGTTCCCCCGCGCACCGTCGCGCACGAGGGCCCCGTCTACCGGCGCCCGTACGCCAGGCCCGCGACCCTCGACGCGGTGCGCGCCGACGACCCGGCACGGCTGCCGCGTCCGACCGGTGGCGACGAGCTGCGCGCCACGCTGCTGCGGCTGCTCGGCTCGCCCGAGCTCGGCGACAAGGGCTGGGTCACCAACCAGTACGACCGCTACGTCCTCGGCAATACGGTGCTCGCCACCCCCGACGACGCGGGCATCCTGCGGATCGACGAGGAGTCGCGGCTCGGCGTCGCGCTGTCGCTCGACGGCAACGGCAGGTACTGCGCGCTCGACCCGTACACCGGGGCGCAGCTCGTGCTGGCGGAGGCGTACCGCAACGTCGCGGTCAAGGGCGCGCGGCCGCTCGCGGTCACCGACTGCCTGAACTTCGGCTCGCCGGAGGAGCCGGGGGTGATGTGGCAGTTCGCCGAGACCGTCCGCGGCCTCGCCGACGCCTGCGCCGAGCTCGGCACGCCCGTCACCGGCGGCAACGTCAGCTTCTACAACCAGACCGGCGAGCAGCAGATCCACCCGACGCCCGTCGTCGGGGTCCTCGGCGTGCTCGACGACGTCGCGACGCGGATCCCCGCCGGCTTCCCCGAGGACGACCTCGCGCTCTTCGTCGTCGGCGTCACCGGGGACGAGCTCGGCGGCTCGGCCTGGGCCCACGTCGTGCACGGGCACCTGGGCGGTGAGCCCCCGCGGGTCGACCTCGCGGCGGAGCGGTCGCTCGGCGAGCTGATGCGGCGGCTGGCCGCCGCCGGCACGGCCAGAGCGGCGCACGACCTGTCGCACGGCGGGCTGGCGCAGGCACTGGCGGAGAGCTGCCTGGCCGGCGGCCGGGGTGCGCGGGTCGAGCTGCCCGGTCACC
It encodes:
- the purL gene encoding phosphoribosylformylglycinamidine synthase subunit PurL — translated: MSTTTQLDTVERAAETPDVELPYAELGLTADEYARIREILGRRPSASELAMYSVMWSEHCSYKSSKVHLATFGDKAPQSDALMVGIGENAGVVDIGQGYAVTFKAESHNHPSYVEPYQGAATGVGGIVRDILAMGARPVGVMDSLRFGPADAPDTARVLPGVVAGVGGYGNCLGLPNIGGEVSFDPCYLGNPLVNALCVGVMRHEDLKLAKAPGSGNKVVLYGAKTGGDGIGGASVLASATFDADGKPAKRPSVQIGDPFTEKLLIECSLELFRAGLVVGIQDLGAAGLSCATSELASAGSGGMDVTLDDVPLRDPSLTPEEILMSESQERMMAVVEPGRVDDFLRICAKWEVEATVVGTVTESGRLRIAYRGQTIVDVPPRTVAHEGPVYRRPYARPATLDAVRADDPARLPRPTGGDELRATLLRLLGSPELGDKGWVTNQYDRYVLGNTVLATPDDAGILRIDEESRLGVALSLDGNGRYCALDPYTGAQLVLAEAYRNVAVKGARPLAVTDCLNFGSPEEPGVMWQFAETVRGLADACAELGTPVTGGNVSFYNQTGEQQIHPTPVVGVLGVLDDVATRIPAGFPEDDLALFVVGVTGDELGGSAWAHVVHGHLGGEPPRVDLAAERSLGELMRRLAAAGTARAAHDLSHGGLAQALAESCLAGGRGARVELPGHLDSFVALFSESSARALVAVRRVDEDAFAGHCRDLGLVSTALGDVHGDALEVRGHDASFSVPLAELREAHRGALPHLFG
- the purQ gene encoding phosphoribosylformylglycinamidine synthase subunit PurQ, coding for MPARVGVVTFPGSLDDADARRAVRLADAEPVRLWHADDDLRGVDAVVLPGGFSYGDYLRCGAIARYAPVMTRLIDGASRGLPVLGICNGFQVLCEAHLLPGALVRNDHQHFVCRDQRLRIESTDTAWTSAYEPGQEIVVPLKNGEGGFVADAATLDRLEGERLVVARYLEVNPNGSARDIAGVRNEAGNVVGLMPHPEHAVEELTGPSTDGLPFFTSVLRSLVGAA